One genomic window of Psychrobacter cibarius includes the following:
- a CDS encoding nicotinate phosphoribosyltransferase, with translation MYTSNLNNLILNSDSYKTSHWVQYPKGSEYLSSYIEARKGDYDVVFFGLQAFIKEYLSTPITHQDIDEAEMVIQAHGLTFNRAGWERLVDKHGGYMPLRIEAIPEGSIVPVSNVVCQVINTDPEFYWLPSYIETALLRAIWYPSTVASVSHYCKGIIRQALEKSADNTESLTFRLHDFGSRGASSQESVALGSLAHLVNFAGTDSMTALVAASRWYHMDKDMPAFSIPAAEHSTMIAWGRDGETAAFTNMIEQFGGAGKSFSVVSDSYDLWNAIDNIWGGSLKDDVKNMGGTLVIRPDSGEPAKVVREALERLAVKFGTTINSKGYKVLPDYVRVIQGDGISPQSLTKIIDVVMKAGFSAENVTFGMGGGLLQQVNRDTMSWAMKASAISIDGTWTDIYKDPITSRSKRSKKGRLALVKNNNGQLKTIKAEDLAADADNLLRDIYVDGKLLIEDNLTTIRERAGW, from the coding sequence ATGTATACCAGCAATTTAAACAATTTAATTCTAAATAGCGACAGCTACAAAACCTCACATTGGGTGCAATACCCAAAAGGTAGTGAGTACCTGTCCAGCTATATTGAGGCGCGTAAAGGCGACTACGATGTGGTGTTCTTTGGCTTGCAAGCCTTTATTAAAGAATATCTAAGCACGCCAATCACTCATCAAGACATTGATGAAGCCGAAATGGTCATTCAAGCACACGGTTTGACCTTTAACCGTGCTGGCTGGGAGCGTTTGGTTGATAAACATGGCGGCTACATGCCACTGCGCATCGAAGCCATACCTGAAGGTAGCATCGTGCCAGTATCCAATGTGGTCTGCCAAGTTATCAATACTGATCCAGAGTTTTATTGGCTGCCAAGCTATATCGAAACGGCGCTACTCCGTGCCATTTGGTATCCATCAACCGTCGCTAGTGTCTCGCATTATTGCAAAGGCATTATTCGTCAGGCGTTAGAAAAATCTGCGGACAATACCGAATCGCTCACTTTTCGTTTGCACGATTTCGGCTCGCGCGGGGCATCTAGTCAAGAGTCTGTCGCGCTCGGCAGCTTAGCGCATTTAGTGAACTTTGCTGGAACCGATTCGATGACAGCGTTGGTGGCTGCCAGCCGCTGGTATCACATGGATAAGGACATGCCCGCGTTTTCTATTCCTGCCGCTGAGCATAGCACCATGATCGCGTGGGGTCGTGATGGCGAAACCGCTGCTTTTACCAATATGATTGAGCAGTTTGGCGGCGCTGGTAAAAGCTTCTCAGTGGTCTCTGACAGCTATGACTTATGGAACGCCATTGATAATATTTGGGGCGGCAGCCTAAAAGACGACGTCAAAAATATGGGCGGGACTTTGGTTATCCGACCCGATAGTGGTGAGCCTGCCAAAGTGGTTCGCGAAGCCTTAGAGCGCTTGGCAGTAAAATTTGGAACGACAATTAATAGTAAAGGCTATAAAGTGCTGCCTGATTATGTACGTGTCATCCAAGGGGATGGCATCAGCCCACAAAGCTTAACTAAGATCATTGATGTGGTCATGAAAGCAGGGTTTAGCGCAGAGAATGTGACCTTTGGTATGGGCGGTGGTCTATTACAGCAAGTCAACCGCGACACCATGAGCTGGGCAATGAAAGCCAGCGCTATCTCTATCGATGGCACATGGACAGACATCTATAAAGACCCGATTACCAGCCGCTCTAAACGCTCAAAGAAGGGACGTTTGGCGCTGGTCAAAAACAACAATGGACAGCTAAAAACCATCAAGGCTGAAGACCTAGCTGCAGACGCAGATAACCTACTGCGTGATATTTATGTCGATGGTAAATTATTAATTGAAGACAATCTCACCACTATTCGGGAGCGTGCAGGATGGTAG
- a CDS encoding bifunctional nicotinamide-nucleotide adenylyltransferase/Nudix hydroxylase — protein MSESSEQSSAKDNKHYRYLVFIGRFQPFHRGHKAVIDEALKRADNVIMLIGSANLPRSLRNPFSVAERAAMIKGAYSAAEAARIHCVALDDALYNDTRWLQYVQAGVKSVTGDLQTDIGLIGHSKDSSSYYLSLFPNWASVSVPSYHNLSATPIRDSYLMGATPTPERTPESTRKVLNDFKKTDEYQNLHEEADFIDKYKRQWESAPYPPTFMTADALIVQSGHILLVERRSMPGRGLWALPGGFLNPKETLFDACIRELREETRLKVPEPVLRGSCHSQHTFDDPYRSARGRTITQAFYFQLKNDPKGLPKVKGGDDAATAFWLPLAELDATMMFEDHYAIITKMVGL, from the coding sequence ATGAGCGAATCATCAGAGCAAAGTTCAGCTAAAGACAATAAACACTATCGTTATTTGGTTTTTATCGGGCGTTTCCAGCCCTTCCATCGTGGACATAAAGCGGTTATCGACGAAGCATTAAAGCGTGCTGATAATGTCATTATGTTGATCGGCTCTGCTAACTTACCGCGTAGTTTACGCAATCCATTCAGCGTCGCTGAGCGTGCTGCCATGATTAAAGGCGCATATTCAGCAGCAGAAGCAGCACGTATTCACTGCGTTGCTCTAGATGATGCACTCTACAACGACACGCGCTGGCTACAGTACGTGCAAGCAGGCGTGAAGTCTGTCACTGGTGATTTGCAAACTGATATCGGCTTGATTGGTCATTCCAAAGACAGCTCCTCATATTATTTATCGCTATTCCCCAACTGGGCGTCCGTCTCAGTACCGAGCTATCACAATCTATCCGCCACCCCAATTCGTGATAGCTATCTAATGGGCGCGACCCCGACTCCTGAACGCACGCCTGAGTCGACGCGCAAGGTTTTGAATGACTTCAAAAAGACAGACGAATATCAAAATCTGCACGAAGAAGCGGACTTTATTGATAAATATAAAAGACAGTGGGAATCAGCGCCTTATCCACCAACCTTTATGACAGCAGATGCTCTGATTGTCCAGTCAGGACATATTCTATTGGTTGAGCGCCGCAGCATGCCAGGGCGCGGACTGTGGGCATTACCAGGCGGATTTTTGAATCCAAAAGAGACCTTATTCGATGCCTGTATCCGTGAGCTACGTGAGGAGACTCGCCTAAAAGTCCCTGAACCAGTATTGCGCGGCTCTTGTCATAGTCAGCATACCTTTGATGACCCATATCGCTCAGCACGTGGTCGTACAATTACCCAAGCCTTTTACTTTCAACTTAAAAATGACCCAAAAGGCTTGCCAAAAGTGAAAGGCGGCGACGATGCAGCCACGGCTTTTTGGCTACCACTCGCTGAGCTTGACGCCACCATGATGTTTGAAGACCATTATGCGATCATTACTAAAATGGTTGGTTTGTAG
- a CDS encoding alpha/beta fold hydrolase encodes MMTQTLNLVTTKDDEQIAVWKIVDNTKDETKSDTSTTNTFAIKSQNIFLTHGTFSDKQTCLKIAEYLARLGHHCYIMEWRGHGASSIPKEKFNFETVATYDYEATFRYLFEELKLDNLHCVTHSGGGVGLTMFLIQHPCYIDKINSASMFACQAYGAAINPINHTKILVAKLFTRMVGYIPAKKIKLGPFNESYHMMNQWYDWNLQKNFNSSFLKQRTFKTTSMDTCTADDAPLDYRQQMPKITIPIYAISAKGDNFISPTCGCQLFFEPFKNPANIFREYSLSHGDLDDYTHSRIMISRNAATEIWPTVTAWIEQHAR; translated from the coding sequence ATGATGACACAAACACTGAATCTAGTAACGACCAAAGACGACGAACAAATCGCCGTTTGGAAGATTGTGGATAATACAAAAGACGAAACAAAGAGCGATACCTCTACCACCAATACCTTTGCCATAAAATCGCAAAACATATTTTTGACGCACGGCACGTTTTCGGACAAACAAACCTGTCTGAAAATCGCTGAGTATCTAGCCCGCCTCGGTCATCATTGCTACATCATGGAATGGCGCGGTCATGGCGCAAGCTCAATACCCAAAGAAAAATTCAACTTCGAAACGGTTGCAACCTATGACTATGAAGCGACTTTTCGCTATCTTTTTGAGGAATTAAAACTCGATAATCTACATTGCGTCACCCACAGCGGCGGCGGGGTTGGTTTAACGATGTTTTTGATCCAGCATCCCTGCTATATCGATAAAATTAATAGTGCCAGCATGTTTGCCTGCCAAGCTTATGGCGCTGCAATAAATCCGATAAATCATACTAAAATTCTTGTAGCAAAATTATTCACGCGGATGGTTGGCTATATCCCTGCTAAAAAAATCAAGCTAGGACCTTTTAATGAAAGCTATCATATGATGAACCAGTGGTACGACTGGAATCTACAAAAGAACTTTAACAGCAGTTTTCTTAAGCAACGTACATTTAAGACAACCAGCATGGATACATGCACCGCTGATGATGCACCTTTAGACTACCGGCAACAGATGCCAAAAATCACGATACCTATCTATGCTATCAGCGCAAAAGGCGACAATTTCATCTCCCCTACTTGTGGTTGTCAGCTATTTTTTGAACCCTTTAAAAACCCTGCCAATATTTTTCGAGAATACTCGCTCAGCCATGGAGACTTGGACGATTATACGCACAGCCGCATTATGATCAGTCGCAATGCGGCGACAGAGATTTGGCCAACAGTTACCGCGTGGATTGAGCAGCATGCCCGTTAA